aataCATAGTCTCCTTCCAAGGTTCCAATATTCTCGGTAGCTTGGCGGCAGAGCGCGCggttgtaaaatttatttttgacgtggctCAAACCTCGCCTCTgcaaaattttcacatttatttttaataacagattACTGTATTATACCAATTTGGCTTCaagcaaatatatattaatgcaTTTTGTTTGTTTAGGCCTctctaatattattaaatacatagcacAGTCCATTGGCTTGATTCTTTCATTATTccattttcatacattttacaggTTTAGAAGTGTCAATCAAAGAGAGAGATTTTGACTGAAAAGCCAGTAATAGCTACTTAGAGAGGGTGCTATCTTgaataaatacatgaatttcgTAAGGCTGGCAGAACCGTACTTTGTTGACGAAACTTATGTTCATGCTAAACACAGTGTAAGTTCTTATTGGCAGTCAGATACGTAAATAGGCGTTACAGATTCCATTGGGAAAGGTCCATAACTAATTATTGTGCATGCAGGTGGAGAAGGCTTTGTTCCAAATGCTTTTCttatttatatgtaaaaacaACAAATATGCGGACTACCACGACgatattaattttgaaaacttttcaatCTAAGTTTATTCAGCCATGCATTTGAATGAGCCTAAAATttagatatatattaatattttcaaatatttgtggtttaAACAATGAATCGATATATAAAATTTCAATCAAAACACcatcataatataaaaaaagtcaAAGCATATGCCTTGAGGGCCATAGACTGTTTCGACTGACTCCATCCGACCTAGAAAATCAGTTTCTAAAATCTGGGACACGATTAAGTGGCCAAGAGTGTGGtaaaataatgaaacaaaatgcATGAGTTACATGCGACGATTTGGTTTGCACCTCGCCTTCCCCTCTGTAGTAGCGGAAGGATGTTGATGCACACAGGGACGTCGGAGAAGGCTCTTTTGTTTCTTGTCATATTATACAATACTGCACACACATGTAATTAATTCATAACCAAAAGGCTACAATAACATATTATTAATTAAAGTAAATCACATGCATAATAATATTATGAAACGATAAGTAAAATACTTAAattgacaaattttaaaaaaaattgaatagagAATGTTTGTTATTTTAACCATGCTCAGCAAGTCATATTCGAAGTAATTGTAAAATATAGTTcattttgccgtcacccgacctatgtgaaaggcccggggggtacctgacgggcgctacgagcgtcgcggtgctcttgttgtccggaggggcgccaggctagcgggctgctaggccgttggtgttgggtcgtgggtactctgcccccgcgtgccccgtcaggtacacggcttgaatctaccctgaatggctctcccttgattgtgaaggccgctcggccgtgtggaggacgggagactccggaaaattagtatacacgagttggtgagaattacctttaatctagtcccgctacaaaacactctcaccaacacttggcgacgtctagccgttacacaattaacacagaaaaaacataacactacgcgacactaatggttaccgcggcagtctcgcgggacgcgggtcgatgctcgctggagacggccagcgccgaacattaacgggtgcagggggggctctatgagcgggctcctaaattcggcgaaacacttacgtgagtgatacggtctgaagcgcggtatcacgatgaagacggtcgggataggcccggttccgtaaaatacgcgccgagtcgacgtgggcagcttatgaattaataataggttaaaatttaaatatttagtgcagaataaaatgataacagaaagaaaacttggatgctgcccacggacacacgtctgttcccggcgcggagtggttcgagactgcaggacatggccgcctcgcaaggaagtgaaactttctcttctttgtgagtcggcgtcaaaaaacttatattaacttaatttgctctattataagctaaaaacacgttccaggtgctcaattaaaaggtagcacctggtaattgtgtgcttaaggtttaacaactgttttatagtagtaattaattatttgaattgtggcatcaagttggcgactgtaaatttatcaacatattgtctcactgtgagccgttttagttggatttcttctaatctgacacgatcatagtcacgggcattttaattaaggccagtggccgcggtgactgttaatgaggtttgttgtctattgaggtcacgcccggggcgctcgcctgactcaatccggctgggcaaggggcgcgctccgaaaacgggatacggtactggcggtgcggagcacgggcttaaaggccatggtcggtacgacgtcaatttATTGTCATATTCAtctactgaaaaaaaagtgaagtgttaggttgtgttttaatttttgtcttcAACAATTTAgtgctgtttttattttatcaaaatctcAAGATGATTATAGCTTACTTTTTTGCATCAGAATATATTCACTAAATCAAACTAGGTAATGTTAAAATGAGCTTATTAGAACATATTTTATTCAGGTGACATCTACCagataataaaatttgaaaacaaattacTACTAAAGAAAATGTTCTAACCTTACTGAAGGGATTTTTGAATAATTCTCCATGTGTTGCTTAACCTCATGGACAAGTACTTAGGGGCCCGATTTTGGCTGCCTAAATTAAGCTACGCCTAAGATCGGTAGGAGTTACTTAACCTGAAACGATTCTATGTGCTGGTAAGCCCTTACATAAGCATTAAACAACCCTTAAAAGTTAGGCAAAACCGGCCTTAATTCTTATAAGCTCGTGTATGAACTACAATTATCGCAAATACAAAATCCAGTATTTTATGGCTAAACAGATACGTTCCAAGGCCAAATTAACTTGCAAGAAGTGAagtgcttttttttcttctatggaACGTGATTTATTGACAAATGATTTTTTCAAGAAAATTAACGACATTTTTGTTGTGGTGATTTTATGATTTGCTTTGTACGTTTTGGAGAAGATGTACGTTTAAAGAAGAAAAGTTGTTATATAAACACTGCTATCTCCTGTCTTGCTGATGTGTCATGGCTGGAGGAAATGACACAGTGGGTGGTGAGTGTTTGTTTTAAACCGAACCGTCACTGGTTCATTCAGCAGGAATATTGAAGACAATGGAACTTCATCCAAATTGGAATGCACTTGCGACAGTTGATTTTAGGTGGAAGAGATTTATTAAAGAAGGATGTAATGAAAATCGTGGAAATGCGTGTGAAGCAAGTGGCACAGTGCCTGTTGATCAGCTGACGGGACAGGAAGCAAGAGCTACATACGAAGAAGTGATAAAAGAACCTGTCAATAACGTTCGTGTCCGAAAGCACTTTGAGTATCCGGCGAGCATTATCAAAGAAAACAACAGGCTTCCTTTTAGGCATGCCGACAGACAGCTTTGGAAAACTCGTGTGATGAAATTCGCGGAATTAAACGACGTCAAAGGTCTTCAGGCGATGCTAGCAGATTTTAACGATGTAAACTTCACCGACAGTTTTGGTTGGACTCCGCTGATGTGTGCCGCATGTGCGGGTTCTGTTGATACTGTTCAGTTTCTGATTGAGTCAGGAGCTGATGTCAAAGTGAAAGATAAATGTGGCAACACTTGTTTGTCcctcgcaaagaaaaaaaatcatacctcTGTTGTAGAAGCCATAGTATCAAAGACACCAAAAAGAACTAAGGTGGTGAAAGACTGTAAAGAAATTGAACTTAATGAAGAATTTTACTGTGAATTGTGTAAACAGACATTTCACGAAACGTCAAGGCAAAAACATTCTTCATCCACAGTCCATTTATTAAATAGCCAACCGCCCCTGGCTTCGAAAACTGTCTACGGTATACCTGAAAGCAATAGAGGGTACCAGATATTGCTGAAAGGTGGATGGGACAGAGAAAGAGGGCTAGGTCCAAATGGTACAGGCCACAAGTACCCCTTGAAAACGGTTCTAAAGCAAGACAGGGAGGGTTTAGGGGCTAGAGTAGTTCGACCGAAAGTAACACATTTTCAGCCGAGAGATACTGCTGCTGTAAGAGTCGAAAGCCAGAAGAAAGTTAAGAAACGACATCGAGAAACAGACTTCCGCAGGGAACAGCACAAAGAACGACAGTTCAGAAGGGAGTTCTATTCATCTCTTTGAAATATCTTTGTTTGGGCAAAGATTTCAAAATGCTAAAATTATTAGAGTAAGAAGTTAACATTTTAATACATAATGTAATATGGTGCAATCCTTAACCATAAGTCATTAGTGTTAAGAGTTTTGATgcctttattgtttttaaatcattaattgTAATGCAAGCTGCAATGTTAATTATGAAagaaatttattatttctgaaattaattgatgtttaaatgtgattttaagagtttaattaattttgattaaatattttttgttggaaTACATGCTCTCTAGTCCTTAAGGAAGTAATAAATTGGCCTAAAAAATTAGACAGAAAATTTCTCATAGTTCcatttttcttatgtattttaattgatctaaaaattaaacatgtcAAAATATTctgataaaatttattaattttccatAGGCAAACATTGTGTTATAGTTTTAGTGGAAACAAGTATATTTTACTATTGTTTTTGCTAGTATGTAAAATCAAGGCTTAAATTTATTTGATCTTAAAAAAATTGAGGAATCAAAGGCAAGTCTAACTTTTAGGGTGGTAGTCCTGAAAAAGAGTGCAGGTATAGTGAATTTACTTAAAGTAGTAGGAACTGTGATAGCTTTTGGGGCTTAAATGTTTTGCTAGTGGGTAACATTGTGGATGTTGCTGTGACCTGGTATGTTTTCTTCGGGCACTCCTACTTCCTCCAAtctttattatttcattaatcCTCTATTCTCGTCTCACTGCCCCTCACCGTCTCTTAACGTATCATTCTATCAATGCTCCATTCTTGTTGCATCACTCCTCAACATTTGTATCCTCAGGTTCACTTGGCACATTGGCAatcatattttacaaataatttattttattttatcacaattCCTACGAGTGTGTCACTGTATGAGCATTGCATA
This genomic stretch from Bacillus rossius redtenbacheri isolate Brsri chromosome 16, Brsri_v3, whole genome shotgun sequence harbors:
- the LOC134540034 gene encoding G patch domain and ankyrin repeat-containing protein 1 homolog isoform X1, with product MELHPNWNALATVDFRWKRFIKEGCNENRGNACEASGTVPVDQLTGQEARATYEEVIKEPVNNVRVRKHFEYPASIIKENNRLPFRHADRQLWKTRVMKFAELNDVKGLQAMLADFNDVNFTDSFGWTPLMCAACAGSVDTVQFLIESGADVKVKDKCGNTCLSLAKKKNHTSVVEAIVSKTPKRTKVVKDCKEIELNEEFYCELCKQTFHETSRQKHSSSTVHLLNSQPPLASKTVYGIPESNRGYQILLKGGWDRERGLGPNGTGHKYPLKTVLKQDREGLGARVVRPKVTHFQPRDTAAVRVESQKKVKKRHRETDFRREQHKERQFRREFYSSL